A region of the Haematobia irritans isolate KBUSLIRL chromosome 5, ASM5000362v1, whole genome shotgun sequence genome:
ATATTAACCCGCTGGTATTGTGGTATCTTTCAATGAGAAAGAAATTAACCAACTCTCTCTAACATAGTTGAAAAAACTATGAgcgaataaaatgaaattattatttgCACCATTGGTAAATTGTGGAAAATAGGTAGAATATGAAACTAGTGCTTACCATTGGATTTTTCCACTATATCGATAGAATTTTCTCGACTGCACATCTtacatttcatatagaaattaaaaccaTCAGGATTCCGTGAATCTTGCTGGGTTTTTTCGGATTCCGTAATGTCGTGCCATTTTTCTGATGTCTCACCACAATTTGTGCAGGTCAATTTCACAAAGAAGGAATAGTCAGGATGACAAGTTCTCAATTCCTCGACGTTTTCcaaatttgcagaaatttgtaaaccaacacgaaccatgtttttgtttttaatatttaggtTATCGGCATTTGTCCAGGGTTGCCCATTTGTTAGATTCCATTTATTGACGGTAAAGACAATCTAGTAGTTTAGAGGCAGCATTGTGCTCTGAAAATGAGTGGACAGATGACAAGGTGTCAAGAGGCCTATGAAAAGAAATTACTTGCAATATAATATTCTGAAGAagccacaaaaaatatttatttttaattttctttcatcgttttgtttttcgtttttggcATGGTGTTATTGTTATTTAATTCAGGAACTTATCAAACACATAAAAGTTACTGatatttctctttaaaattttttgttccattttcaaagaatttttttttttaattatttaattgttttaacCCCCACATTCATGATAGTGTAAGGTCAGTTAACCAAATTGTAAACCGTTCTAGGGATATGTCTGTTATCCTACTAGTTTAGTCATATG
Encoded here:
- the LOC142238238 gene encoding UPF0587 protein CG4646; translated protein: MVRVGLQISANLENVEELRTCHPDYSFFVKLTCTNCGETSEKWHDITESEKTQQDSRNPDGFNFYMKCKMCSRENSIDIVEKSNEIYSQEDSGKFKTIVIFDCRGSEPIEFSPRSGWIVKAAENGQTFENVDLSEDDWVDYDEKNGNSVGIYEFASKFIKLKK